CGTCGCCCCCGCCCAGCGGGCGCGAGAAGCCCGTCTCTCGCCGATCCGGCGGCAACCACCGCACCACATTGCTCGTCGTCCTCGTCGGCCTCATCCTCATCGTCGCCCTCTTCCTGTTCATGGTGACCAGGGCGCCCGTCGAGACCCGGCCGACCACCCTCGGGTTCTCGCTCAACAGCTTCTTCATCTGGCTGGGCGGCCTGAGCCCGATCGCGCAGATCCCGCTCGTCATCCTGGTGTTCGCCGCCGTCGTCGGCATCCTGCTGCTGCTCATCGAGTACGCACCGCGGTCGGGGAAGGGCTACTTCTGGCTCCGACTCGCGGCGTGCTTCGCGATCCCCGTGCTCGCGTTCATGCTGCTGCGGCCCTACCAGAACGCCGTCATCTACGTGCTCGGCATCGCGGTGCTCCTCGGCGCCATCCTCTTCTACGCCGACTACCGGTCGCGTCAGGGCGCGGGATACCTGTTCCAGCTCATCCTCTTCGCCGCGCCAGCCGCGATCCTGCTGCTGCTCGGGCTGGTGTACCCCGCGATCACGACGTTCTTCCAGTCGTTCTTCGACAAGACGGGTGACAACTTCGTCGGGCTCGAGAACTACATCTGGACCTTCACCAACCCCGAGGGCTTCTGGTCGGTCATCAACACCCTCATCTGGGTGCTGCTCGCTCCGACCATCGCGACGGCGATCGGTCTCGCGTATGCCGTGTTCATCGACCGTGCGGCGGGGGAGAAGTACCTCAAGGTGCTCATCTTCATGCCGTTCGCCATCTCGTTCGTGGGCGCCGGCATCATCTGGAAGTTCGTCTACGACTTCCGCCAGGGCGACCAGCTCGGCATCCTGAACGCCATCGTCACCGCCTTCGGCGGTCAGCCGATCTCGTGGCTGTCGGCGGCGCCCCTGGTCAACACGCTGCTGCTCGTCGTGGTCTTCATCTGGAGCCAGACGGGTCTGGCGATGGTCATCCTGTCGGCGGCGATCAAGGCCGTACCGCCGGAGCAGATGGAGGCGGCTGAGCTCGACGGCGCGAGCGCGTGGGAGCGTTTCATCAACGTCACCGTGCCCGGCATCCGTTCGTCGCTCATCGTCGTCCTGACGACGATCGCCATCGGCGCGCTGAAGATCTACGACATCGTCGCCGTCATGACCGGTGGTCGTAACGACTCGACCGTGCTGGCCTTCGAGATGGTCAACCAGCAGCAGCGGTTCCAGAGCTACGGGCACTCCGCAGCGCTGGCCGTGGTGCTGTTCCTGTTCGTGCTGCCGCTGATCATCTTCAACGTGCGCCAGATCCGCAAGCAGAGGGAAGTGCGATGACCACCTCCACCGTGGTGCTCGAGCCCACCACCGATACCCGCACGGCCCGTCAGGTCGCGCGCGATACGCGCAAGCACGAGGCGATGGCGCGCAAGCGCCTGACCTCCAAGGGGGCGACGATCGCGGCTGTCGCGATCGCCTTCTTCTGGACCATCCCGACGTTCGGCCTGTTCGTCACGTCGTTCCGCCCCGGCTCGGACACGCAGTCGACCGGATGGTGGACGGTGTTCACCGATCCCTCGTTCACGCTGGAGAACTACCGGCTGGCGCTGACCTCGGGCGGCACCGCCCTCACGCTGGCCGCGTCGTTCCTGAACTCGCTGGCCATCACCATTCCGGTGGTGCTCTTCGCGCTCGCGATCGCCTCGCTCATCGCGTACGCGTTCGCGTGGATCGACTTCAAGGGCCGCAACTTCTTCTTCATCTTCATCTTCGCGCTGCAGATCGTGCCGCTGCAGATGGCCCTGGTGCCGCTGCTCAGCCTGTTCTCGCGGGGACTGACGATCAACGACGTCACGATCTTCCCGGGCTTCGACCTGCGCGGTGTGGAGCACAGCTTCGCCACCGTGTGGATCGCGCACGTGATCTTCGCGATGCCGCTGGCCATCTTCCTGCTGCACAACTTCATCGCCGAAATTCCGCACGAGGTCATCGAGGCGGCGCGCGTCGACGGTGCAGGACACGGGCAGATCTTCTTCCGCCTGATCCTGCCGCTCGCCGCCCCGGCGCTGGCATCCTTCGCGGTGCTGGAGTTCATCTGGGTGTGGAACGACCTGCTGGTGGCGACGATCTTCGCGCCATCGTCATCGCTCCCACTGACGCAATCGTTGAACTCGTTGTCGGGCACGTGGGGCGACCAGTGGTTCCTCCAGTCCGCAGGAACGTTCATCTCGATCCTGGTTCCGCTCGTGGTGTTCTTCCTGCTGCAGCGCTTCTTCGTGCGCGGCCTGCTGGCGGGCGCGACGAAGGGCTGATCCCGAGACGACGAAGGGGCGTGACACCGGTGGGGGTGTCACGCCCCTTTCTCGTGCGGCGGGTGGCGGGACCGCTTGGCGTGCGGTGGGGTGGCGGTGCGGCTTGGCGTGCGGTGGGGTGGTGTGTGCGGTGGATGGCCGCGAGGCTGCCCGGGGTGTGCGATGTGGGAACGTTCGCGCGTGCGCGACCGCGGCGGTGGGGGCTGGTGCGTGTCGCATAAACGGCATCCGTGCGCGGAAACACGGTGACGGAGTGTTTATGCGCACGGATCGTGTTTATGCGTGGGCGGCGGCGAGCAGGGCGCCGGGCGCGGCGGCGACGGCGGTTGCGCCGAGCGCGGGTCGGGCGCGGCCCCGCGTGGCCGGGCGGGACTGCACGGGATGCGACCGCGGCGGCGGGGATGGTGCGTGTCGCATAAACGGCATCCGTGCGCGGAAACACGCTGACGGAGTGTTTATGCCCACGGATTGTGTTTATGCGTGGGTGGTGGCGAGCAGGGCGCCGGGCGCGGCGGCGACGGCGGTTGCGCTGAGCGCGGCGGCGACGGCGGTTGCGCTGAGCGCGGGTCGGGCGCGGCCCCGCGTGGCCGGGCGGGACTGCACGGGATGCGACCGCGGCGGCGGGGATGGTGCGTGTCGCATAAACGGCATCCGTGCGCGGAAACACGGTGACGGAGTGTTTATGCGCACGGATCGTGTTTATGCGTGGGTGAGGGCCGCAATGCGGCGGGCCGGCGTCGTCGGCGCGGCCGGGGGCGGCACCGCACGGCGGCACACCGGCCCGGCGCCGGCGGCCCGGCACGGCGAGGTGCGCCGGGGCCGCGCGCCGCCGGTCGGGCACGGCGAGGTGCGGTGCGGCGGCGCGCCGGCGAGGCGGAGGCAGGGGCGCGGGTCAGGCGCTGCAGCCGAGGCGCGACTGGATATCGCGCATGGCGTCGATCTCCGCGGACTGGCCGCTGACGATGGTGCCCGCGACCTCTTCCACGCGGGCGTCCTCGCCGAGCTCGATGACGGCCTGCGCCATCGGGATCGCGCCCTGGTGGTGGCGGATCATGAGGGAGAGGAAGAGGCAGTCGGCGGGGCGGCCCTCGAGCGTCCGGAGCTCGTCGAGCTCGGCATCCGAGGCCATGCCCATCTCGGCCATCAACTGCTCCGTCGTGAGCGCCGCGGTGTCGCCGTGGCTGTGTTCGCCCGACGATTCCATCCACGTCATGAGCGGCTGGTCCGACGCCTGGGGCAGGCCCCACTCGACCAGCCAGCCGTACATCTCGCCGCGCTGACCCGACTGCGTGGTCGCGATGTCGTACGACAGGGTGCGCAGTTCGTCGTCGTCGGTCTTGCGGTAGATCTCCATCGCCATGAGCACCGCCTGCGTGTGGTGCACCTGCATGTCGCGGGCGAAGCCGGCATCCGCGGACGTGTCGGAGGGGTGCGCGGGAGCCGCCGTCGCACCAAACGCGGTGAAGCGCCCGATCGCGAAGGCCACGGCGATGACCGCGACGGCAACGACCGCGACGACGATCCAGCGGACCGCGGGACGCGCCGCCGGAGCGTCGTCGCTCACGTCAGGCCTTGCCCGGGCCGTCGATGGCGCCCGAGCAGGTGGCGTTGGGCTCGGGGACGTTCTGGCTGCGCCAGTACTCCGTGAAGAACTCCTTGATGCGCGGGTCGGCGGGGTCGTCGACCTTGAGCTGGTGGTTCCAGCCGCTCACGGCGACGGGGGTGTCCATGTCGGGGTACGGGGAGAGGATCGCGTAGCTGGAGGGCATGACGGCCTTCAGCGCGTCGATGCCGGCCTCGTCGACCCGCGCCGGGTCGTAGGTGACCCAGATGGCGCCGTGCTCCATCGAGTGCACCGCGTGCTCGTTCTGCTGCGGCTCCGTGTAGATGCCGCAGTTGAGCCAGTACGGGTTGTGCGGTCCGCCGGCGGGCGGGTTCTGCTCGTAGGTCACCGGGTCTTGCGTGTGATCGGAGCGGTTCTCGAAGGTCTGCACGCCGTCGATCTCCTGGCCCGTGGAGTTACCGGCCTCGTAGCTGGGCGCCGGCGCGGGAGCGAAGACGAAGGATGCGACGACCAGACCGATCACGGCGAGGGATGCCACGGACCCCACGACCCACCAGACGAGCTTGCCGCGCTTACGCCGGGCGACCTGCTTCTGGTACTCGGCCAGCTTCTCCTGGCGCTTCTGCTCGCGCTGCTGCTTGACGGTCAGGTCGAGCTGAGCCTGGGTGGCGGGATTACCGCTCGAGCGCTTGTCGGGGGAGGGGGTCATGCGTCGTGTTCGTCTCTCTTCGGGGCGGGACACATCGGCATCCGCCGACACGTCCAGCCTATTCGGGCGAATGGGCCGAAGGCCTGGGAGGAACCCCCGAGCCGGGATGGTGGCCGGTGGGGGTGTCGCGGTAGTATGACGAAGTCGAATCGATTCGAGGTTCGATGTTCCCCCCACTTTCTCAGCCCGACTCGGTCGGGCTGTCCGTCGTTCGAAACGAAATCAGACGCGTGCTCGATACTGCCTCCCACCCCGTCATCACCCCCTCTCCGGCGCCGTCTCCGGCCGCGCCGTCCGACCAGGCGCCCGCGCGCCCCTCCCCGTCGACGACCGGTGCCATCCGGACGCTGGGGAAGAACCCGGCGACCGCGCCGATCGTGCTGCACCCCGGCGACGCCATCCCCTCGTCCCGCCGCGCGCTGTACATCGTCCTCCTCGGCGCGCTGACCGCCCTCGGGCCGTTCACGATCGACCTGTACCTGCCCGCCTTCCCCGTCCTCGAGGCCGACTTCCAGACGTCCGCCGCCGCCATCCAGCTCACCCTGACCGGCACGATGATCGGTTTCGCGCTCGGGCAGCTCATCGTGGGTCCGCTCAGCGACAAAGTCGGGCGCCGCATCCCGCTGCTCGCGGTGACCGCCCTGCACGTGGCGGCGAGCATCTTCGCCGCGCTCGCGCCGACCCTCGGCACCCTCTCGGTCGCACGCGTGCTCATGGGCGCCGGCGCCGCCGCGGGCGGTGTCGTGGCCGCGGCCGTCATCCGCGACCTGTTCGGCGGGCGTCGCCTGGTGATCATGCTGTCGCGCATGGCGATGGTCTCGGGCGTCGCTCCCGTCCTGGCGCCCTTGGCCGGCTCCGCGCTGCTGTTGGTGATGAACTGGCGCGGCATCTTCGTGGTGCTCGCCGTTTACGGCGCGGTCATGCTCGTCTCGGCCATCGTCTTCATCCCCGAGACCCTGCCTCCCGCGCGGCGCGGCGGACCGGGCGCGACGACGGTCTGGCAGCGGTACGGCAGCGTGTTCCGCGACCGCGTCTTCATCGGCGTCCTGGTGATCGGTGCGATGGCCTTCAGCGGTCTGTTCTCGTACCTGTCGGCATCCTCGTTCCTGTTCCAGGTGACCTACGGCTTCAACCCGCAGCAGTACGGCGTGCTGTTCGCGGTGAACTCGGTGGGCGTCGTGGTCGGTGTGCAGGTGGCGTCGCGGCTCGCCGCGCGTTTCGGTCCGCAGTGGGTGCTCGCGGTCTCGACCGCCGTGCTCGTGCTCGCGGGCGGGACCATCGTGCTCACCGACCAACTCGGTCTGGGGCTGTGGGGCACGATCATCCCGCTGTTCTTCTTCATGACCGCGTGCGGCTTCACCTTCCCGTGCGCGCAGGTGCTCGCGCTCGACCGGCACGGCAAGGCCGCCGGCACGGCGCAATCGATCATCGGTGCCGCCAACTTCGGCGTCGCGGGCGTCATCTCCCCGCTGGTGGGTCTGCTCGCCACCGGTTCCGGCATCACCGCGACGACGATGGCATCCGTGATGGTGGGCTGCGCCGTCATCGGTGTGATCGCGCTGTGGACGTTGGTGCGTCCGCGGACGGTGGAGCGCCTCGCGCCCTGATCGCGGTCGCGAACAGTAGCAGAGCGACCGCGAACCCCCGCCTGTCGTGCGGGACCGTTCCCACGACCCCCGCCCGCGCGGCATCATGAGTCGATGGATGACAGGGCGATCGACGATGTTCTCGACACGCGTCCGCAGCGGTCCCGGGCCGTCGTGGGCGTCGTGCTCATCGCACTGGCGTGCGGGCTCGGGGCGTGGGTGTTCTTCCGCGGTCCGAGCCCGTTCGTCGTCGACGTGTGGTGGAACCAGTTGTTCGCTGCCGCTCCGTCGCAGCCGGTCTACGTCTTCGCGTTGATCATGGATCAGGTGGGCGGGCACCTGACGGCGGTGGTCATCGTGCCCGTGCTCGGGGCGCTCGCCCTGTTCCTGTCGCGCCGACGATGGTCGGCGCTGTACTTCCTGTCGGCCTCGGTGGGCAGCGCGCTGCTCGTGCAAGTGGTCAAGCACACGTTCGGCCGGGCCCGGCCCGAGGACATCCTCATCCTCAGCGACTACGGTTCGTTCCCCTCCGGCCACACGGCCAACGCGGCCACCATCGCCGTGGTCGCCGCCGTGCTGTTCCCGCACCTGGGAGTGCGGATCGCCGGGGTGGCCTGGGTGGTGCTGATGGCGTTCAGCCGCACGTACCTGCACGCGCATTGGCTTTCCGACACCATCGGTGGCGCTCTCATCGGCGCGGGTGCGGCCTTCGTCTTCGCTGCGGCGTTCTCGCGTCTGCGCGCTCGCGACGAGGACCGCCTGGCGATCCGACGCGCATATCGGACGGATGCCGCGACCCCGACCGCGTCATAGGCTGGCGCCATGAGCGACCCCGGCGATTCCGTCCCCGTTTCGTCCGCGTCCGCGTCCGATGCCGAACTGGCGCGGCTGCGAGCGGAAGCGGAGGCAGCCGAGGCGGAGTTGCGGCTGGCGCGAGCGCGCGCCGACCTCGCAGCCGCGGAGGCTGCGGCCGCCGCGGCCCGCGCGCGTGCGGCGGCCGGCGAGGGCGCGTCCGCCGCGTCCGGCGCGTCCGGCGCGGCCGGCGCGGTGCCGACGGATGTCGCGGCAGCGGCGGGTGCGGCCGCACCGACGGATGTCGCGGCCTCGGCGAGTGCGGCGAATGCGGACGAGACGTCGGTGAGGGATGCCGCCGGCCCCGGCGTCGCGGACAGCACGGCCGACGCGGAGACGCGCTCGCCGGGCGCCGGTGACGCACCGGCCGCCTCGTCGGCGCCGGCGCAGACGCGGTCGCTGACCGGCGGAGCGCCGGGCGCGGCGTCAGCGCAGGCGGAGACGCCGTCGTCGGCCGCGGGCGGAGCGCCGGCCGGCTCGTCGGCGCCGTCGCAGACGTGGTCGCCGGGCGCCGGCGAAGCACCGGCCGCCGCGTCGACGACGACCGCGCCGTCGTCTCCGGCATCCGCCGCCCCCCTCACCGAAGACCAGGTCGCGCGGATCGCCGCCGGGTACGCCGTCGACGGCGCCGCACTCGACCTCGGGGTGCTCGTCAACGGCGGGCCGGTGGCATCCGCGCCCATTCGTATTCCGCTGGCCAT
The DNA window shown above is from Microbacterium proteolyticum and carries:
- a CDS encoding carbohydrate ABC transporter permease, whose protein sequence is MTTTKNAETTPAASPPPSGREKPVSRRSGGNHRTTLLVVLVGLILIVALFLFMVTRAPVETRPTTLGFSLNSFFIWLGGLSPIAQIPLVILVFAAVVGILLLLIEYAPRSGKGYFWLRLAACFAIPVLAFMLLRPYQNAVIYVLGIAVLLGAILFYADYRSRQGAGYLFQLILFAAPAAILLLLGLVYPAITTFFQSFFDKTGDNFVGLENYIWTFTNPEGFWSVINTLIWVLLAPTIATAIGLAYAVFIDRAAGEKYLKVLIFMPFAISFVGAGIIWKFVYDFRQGDQLGILNAIVTAFGGQPISWLSAAPLVNTLLLVVVFIWSQTGLAMVILSAAIKAVPPEQMEAAELDGASAWERFINVTVPGIRSSLIVVLTTIAIGALKIYDIVAVMTGGRNDSTVLAFEMVNQQQRFQSYGHSAALAVVLFLFVLPLIIFNVRQIRKQREVR
- a CDS encoding carbohydrate ABC transporter permease; this translates as MTTSTVVLEPTTDTRTARQVARDTRKHEAMARKRLTSKGATIAAVAIAFFWTIPTFGLFVTSFRPGSDTQSTGWWTVFTDPSFTLENYRLALTSGGTALTLAASFLNSLAITIPVVLFALAIASLIAYAFAWIDFKGRNFFFIFIFALQIVPLQMALVPLLSLFSRGLTINDVTIFPGFDLRGVEHSFATVWIAHVIFAMPLAIFLLHNFIAEIPHEVIEAARVDGAGHGQIFFRLILPLAAPALASFAVLEFIWVWNDLLVATIFAPSSSLPLTQSLNSLSGTWGDQWFLQSAGTFISILVPLVVFFLLQRFFVRGLLAGATKG
- a CDS encoding DUF305 domain-containing protein codes for the protein MSDDAPAARPAVRWIVVAVVAVAVIAVAFAIGRFTAFGATAAPAHPSDTSADAGFARDMQVHHTQAVLMAMEIYRKTDDDELRTLSYDIATTQSGQRGEMYGWLVEWGLPQASDQPLMTWMESSGEHSHGDTAALTTEQLMAEMGMASDAELDELRTLEGRPADCLFLSLMIRHHQGAIPMAQAVIELGEDARVEEVAGTIVSGQSAEIDAMRDIQSRLGCSA
- a CDS encoding DUF3105 domain-containing protein; its protein translation is MTPSPDKRSSGNPATQAQLDLTVKQQREQKRQEKLAEYQKQVARRKRGKLVWWVVGSVASLAVIGLVVASFVFAPAPAPSYEAGNSTGQEIDGVQTFENRSDHTQDPVTYEQNPPAGGPHNPYWLNCGIYTEPQQNEHAVHSMEHGAIWVTYDPARVDEAGIDALKAVMPSSYAILSPYPDMDTPVAVSGWNHQLKVDDPADPRIKEFFTEYWRSQNVPEPNATCSGAIDGPGKA
- a CDS encoding multidrug effflux MFS transporter, coding for MLDTASHPVITPSPAPSPAAPSDQAPARPSPSTTGAIRTLGKNPATAPIVLHPGDAIPSSRRALYIVLLGALTALGPFTIDLYLPAFPVLEADFQTSAAAIQLTLTGTMIGFALGQLIVGPLSDKVGRRIPLLAVTALHVAASIFAALAPTLGTLSVARVLMGAGAAAGGVVAAAVIRDLFGGRRLVIMLSRMAMVSGVAPVLAPLAGSALLLVMNWRGIFVVLAVYGAVMLVSAIVFIPETLPPARRGGPGATTVWQRYGSVFRDRVFIGVLVIGAMAFSGLFSYLSASSFLFQVTYGFNPQQYGVLFAVNSVGVVVGVQVASRLAARFGPQWVLAVSTAVLVLAGGTIVLTDQLGLGLWGTIIPLFFFMTACGFTFPCAQVLALDRHGKAAGTAQSIIGAANFGVAGVISPLVGLLATGSGITATTMASVMVGCAVIGVIALWTLVRPRTVERLAP
- a CDS encoding phosphatase PAP2 family protein, producing the protein MDDRAIDDVLDTRPQRSRAVVGVVLIALACGLGAWVFFRGPSPFVVDVWWNQLFAAAPSQPVYVFALIMDQVGGHLTAVVIVPVLGALALFLSRRRWSALYFLSASVGSALLVQVVKHTFGRARPEDILILSDYGSFPSGHTANAATIAVVAAVLFPHLGVRIAGVAWVVLMAFSRTYLHAHWLSDTIGGALIGAGAAFVFAAAFSRLRARDEDRLAIRRAYRTDAATPTAS